The following coding sequences lie in one Silene latifolia isolate original U9 population chromosome 5, ASM4854445v1, whole genome shotgun sequence genomic window:
- the LOC141657771 gene encoding protein CELLULOSE SYNTHASE INTERACTIVE 1-like isoform X1, whose protein sequence is MERNVDGKVHSSEPPTPLTTKMSLRDRTTSMEDPDGTLASVAQCVEQLRQNSTSMQEKEYSLRQLQELIETRENALSAVGSHSQAVPVLVSLLRSGSLTIKIQAARVLGSLCKENELRVKVLLGGCIPPLLGLLRSSSSDGQIAAAKTLYAVSQGDARDHVGAKIFSTEGVVPVLWGLLERGRESGKLVDDLLTGALKNLCRSTEGFWPATVKAGGVGILVKLLTSGQPGTQANVCYLLACMMMEDASICPTVLAGEAVKQLLKLLGSGNEAAVRAEAAGALKSLSAQSKDARKEIANCNGIPALINATIAPSKEFMQGEHAQALQENAMCALANISGGLSSVISSLGKSLESCTSPSQVADTLGALASALMIYDAEAESTRASDPQIVEQTLVKQFKPNMPFLIQERTIEALASLYGNSILSRKLTNADAKRLLVGLITMASNEVQDELVKSLLKTCEESSLWHALQGRDGVQLLISLLGLSSEQQQECAVALLSLLSNENDESKWAITAAGGIPPLVQILETGSPKAKEESATILGNLCNHSEDIRACVESADAVPALLWLLKNGSSNGKEIAAKTLNHLIHKSDTSTISQLTALLTSELPESKIYVLDALKSMLAVVPLNDILREGSAANDAIETIVKLLSSTKDETQAKSASSLAGIFQLRKDLRESSIAVKTLWSATKLLNSESEKTLVASSCCLAAVFLSVRESPEVGSIARDTMHRLLSLSSSSALEVAEQATCAVANALLDDEISEKALPEDVILPATRVLREGTLSGKTHAAAAIARLLQRRVIDDSLSDCVNRAGTVLALVSFLDLANDGSLATSEALDALAYLSRAGSPGEKIRPAWSVLAESRTHITPIVACLADSAPALQDKAIEILSRLCHDQLVVLGELICSSSGCIASISRRVVSSRDTNVRIGGAALLSCAARVSRQRVVEDLNDSYLCTYLIQALVEVLTISQSSLEDEEADEQGAVSICLQWDEEEAKNIAAAVSRRIMHGTNIVVWLLSVLASCDDKSKLVIMEAGAVEVVTDKISAYTQTDFSENSSTWSYALLLAILFQDRDIIRGHATMKTIPILANLLRSEEPANRYFAAQALASLVCNGSRGTLLSVANSGAAIGLITLLGCADEDIYDLLKLSEEFSLVSYPDQVTLERLFRVDDIRVGATSRKAIPALVDLLKPIPDRPGAPFLALGLLAQLAKDCPSNKMMMVESGALEAVTKYLSLSPQDATEAAATDLLGILFDTAEICRHESAFGAVTQLIAVLRLGGRGARYSAAKALESLFSADHVRNAETARHAVQPLVEVLNSGLEREQHAAIAALVRLLSENPSKALAVADVEVNAVDVLCRILSSNCSMELKGDAAELCSVLFANTRIRSTLAAARCVDPLVSLLVTEFTPAQHSVVRALDKLLDDEQLAELVSAHGAVVPLVGLLYSRNYLLHEAVSRALVKLGKDRPSCKMEMVKAGVIESILDILHEAPDFLSATFAELLRILTNNATIAKSSSAAKVVEPLLLLLSRSDFGPDGQHSALQVLVNILEHPQCRADYSLTSQQAIEPLIPLLDSHIPAVQQLAAELLSHLLLEEHLQRDPLTQQVIGPLVRALGSGIHILQQRSIKALVSIALIWPNEIAKEGGVIELSKVILLADPSLPHALWESAASVLSCILQFSSEFYLEVPIAVLVRLLHSGSENTVVGALNALLVLESDDSTSAEAMAESGAIEALLELLRCHQCEDTSARLLEVLLNNVKIRESKACRAAVVPLSQYLLDPQTQGQQARLLATLALGNLFQNEALARSADAVSACRALVNLLEDQPTEEMKVVAICALQNLVTCSRSNKRAVAEAGGVQVILDLIGSSDPDTLIQAAMFIKLLFSNNTIQEYASSETVRAITAAIEKDLWASGTVNEEYLKALNALFGNFPRLRASEPATLSIPHLVTSLKTGSEGTQEAALDALFLLRQAWSACPAEVSRAQSIAAADAIPLLQYLIQSGPPRFQEKAEFLLQCLPGTLTVIIKRGNNTRQSVGNASVFCKLTLGNTPPRQTKVVSTGPNPEWDESFTWSFESPPKGQKLHISCKNKSKVGKSSFGKVTIQIDRVVMLGAVAGEYTLLPESKSGASRNLEIEFQWSNKQ, encoded by the exons ATG GAAAGAAATGTGGATGGAAAAGTCCACAGTTCAGAACCTCCAACTCCACTAACTACAAAAATGAGTCTAAG AGACCGTACAACCAGCATGGAGGATCCGGATGGGACACTAGCAAGTGTTGCCCAATGCGTTGAGCAGTTGAGACAGAATTCAACATCAATGCAAGAGAAAGAGTATTCTCTGAGGCAGTTGCAAGAACTTATTGAGACTCGTGAAAATGCGTTGAGTGCTGTAGGCTCTCACTCACAGGCAGTTCCTGTGCTTGTTTCTCTATTGAGGTCGGGGTCACTAACAATCAAAATACAAGCAGCTCGTGTATTAGGATCTCTTTGTAAGGAAAACGAGCTTAGGGTGAAAGTGTTGCTTGGTGGTTGCATTCCGCCTTTGCTTGGGTTACTGAGGTCCAGCTCATCTGATGGCCAGATTGCTGCTGCAAAGACATTATATGCGGTTTCGCAAGGTGATGCTAGGGATCATGTAGGTGCAAAGATATTCTCTACTGAAGGGGTTGTCCCAGTGCTGTGGGGATTGCTAGAGAGAGGGCGAGAATCTGGGAAACTGGTTGATGATTTACTAACTGGAGCCTTGAAGAACCTATGTAGAAGTACCGAGGGATTCTGGCCGGCAACAGTTAAAGCGGGAGGGGTGGGTATTCTCGTTAAATTGCTGACTTCTGGACAACCTGGTACGCAGGCAAATGTTTGCTATCTCCTTGCTTGTATGATGATGGAGGACGCATCTATCTGTCCTACAGTCTTAGCCGGCGAGGCAGTGAAACAGCTTCTGAAGTTGTTAGGGTCTGGTAATGAAGCAGCTGTCAGGGCAGAAGCTGCAGGGGCTCTTAAATCCCTTTCAGCCCAGAGCAAAGATGCAAGGAAGGAGATAGCTAATTGTAATGGTATACCAGCGTTGATAAATGCTACTATTGCTCCGTCAAAAGAATTTATGCAAGGTGAACATGCACAAGCATTGCAAGAAAATGCAATGTGCGCTCTGGCAAACATATCTGGTGGGTTGTCTTCTGTCATCTCAAGTTTGGGAAAAAGCCTTGAATCTTGCACTTCACCTTCTCAAGTTGCTGATACTTTAGGAGCCCTCGCTTCTGCTCTTATGATATATGATGCTGAAGCTGAGTCAACAAGAGCCTCAGACCCTCAAATTGTTGAACAGACGTTGGTTAAGCAGTTTAAGCCCAACATGCCATTTCTCATACAGGAGCGCACCATAGAGGCACTGGCTAGTTTGTATGGGAATTCTATACTCTCACGCAAGCTTACAAATGCTGATGCAAAGCGCTTACTGGTCGGTTTGATCACAATGGCTTCTAATGAAGTTCAAGACGAGCTGGTAAAATCTCTCTTGAAAACTTGCGAGGAAAGCAGTCTCTGGCATGCACTTCAAGGGCGTGACGGTGTTCAGCTTCTAATTTCACTTCTAGGTTTGTCGTCAGAGCAGCAGCAAGAATGTGCGGTTGCATTGCTTTCTCTCCTTTCCAATGAGAATGATGAAAGCAAATGGGCCATCACGGCAGCTGGTGGAATACCTCCTTTGGTTCAGATATTGGAGACTGGTTCTCCAAAAGCTAAAGAAGAATCTGCTACAATTCTAGGAAACCTTTGTAATCACAGTGAAGATATACGAGCGTGTGTTGAAAGTGCTGATGCTGTTCCTGCTCTGTTGTGGTTACTAAAGAATGGAAGTTCAAATGGGAAGGAAATTGCAGCCAAAACATTGAACCATCTAATTCACAAGTCAGATACTTCTACCATCAGTCAACTCACTGCGCTTCTAACCAGTGAACTTCCCGAATCTAAAATCTATGTTCTGGATGCCTTGAAAAGTATGTTAGCTGTGGTGCCCCTTAATGATATTTTGCGGGAGGGTAGTGCTGCAAATGATGCAATTGAGACAATCGTCAAATTATTGAGCTCCACAAAGGACGAAACTCAGGCAAAGTCTGCATCCTCTCTTGCTGGAATTTTTCAACTCAGAAAAGACTTGCGTGAGAGCAGCATTGCTGTTAAGACTCTCTGGTCAGCCACGAAGCTCCTGAATTCAGAATCAGAAAAGACTTTAGTAGCTTCCTCTTGTTGTCTTGCGGCTGTTTTTCTTTCAGTAAGGGAAAGCCCAGAGGTGGGTTCCATTGCTAGGGATACAATGCATCGTTTACTTTCCCTTTCAAGTTCTTCAGCTCTTGAAGTTGCAGAACAGGCGACGTGTGCTGTAGCTAATGCTCTATTAGATGATGAAATTTCAGAAAAAGCTTTACCTGAAGATGTGATTTTGCCAGCCACAAGGGTTTTACGCGAGGGCACTCTCTCTGGTAAAACTCATGCAGCAGCTGCGATTGCTCGTCTGTTACAGCGACGTGTGATTGATGATTCTCTGAGTGACTGTGTGAACCGCGCGGGTACAGTTCTTGCTTTAGTATCTTTCTTGGACCTGGCAAATGATGGGTCTCTTGCAACATCAGAAGCCTTAGATGCACTTGCATATCTATCAAGAGCAGGTTCTCCGGGCGAGAAAATCAGGCCGGCATGGTCGGTTCTTGCAGAATCTCGAACCCACATTACTCCAATTGTTGCATGCTTAGCTGACTCAGCACCAGCATTGCAAGACAAAGCTATTGAAATACTATCAAGGCTTTGCCACGATCAACTTGTTGTACTAGGGGAACTAATTTGTAGTTCCTCTGGTTGTATTGCGTCAATTTCTAGAAGGGTTGTTAGCTCAAGGGACACCAATGTTAGGATTGGAGGCGCTGCACTCCTTTCCTGTGCAGCCAGAGTTAGTCGTCAGAGAGTGGTGGAGGACTTGAATGACTCATATTTATGTACATATCTCATTCAGGCTCTAGTGGAGGTGCTTACCATCTCTCAATCTTCTTTGGAAGATGAGGAGGCTGATGAGCAAGGGGCAGTAAGCATTTGCTTGCAGTGGGATGAAGAAGAGGCAAAGAATATAGCAGCTGCCGTGAGTCGAAGGATCATGCATGGTACCAATATCGTTGTCTGGCTGCTCTCTGTACTTGCTTCTTGTGACGATAAAAGTAAACTCGTGATCATGGAAGCTGGAGCAGTTGAAGTTGTTACTGATAAAATTTCAGCTTACACTCAG ACTGATTTCAGTGAAAATAGTAGCACGTGGTCTTATGCTTTACTGCTAGCCATTTTGTTCCAAGATAGAGATATAATACGAGGACATGCAACCATGAAAACGATTCCAATTCTTGCAAATTTGCTAAGGTCTGAAGAACCGGCAAACAGATATTTTGCTGCACAAGCGCTAGCCAGCCTGGTCTGTAATGGTAGCCGGGGAACTCTTTTATCTGTTGCGAACTCAGGTGCTGCAATTGGACTCATTACTTTGCTTGGCTGTGCTGATGAAGATATATATGATCTCTTGAAATTGTCGGAAGAGTTTTCTTTGGTTAGTTATCCTGATCAAGTGACTCTAGAAAGATTGTTTAGAGTTGATGACATTAGAGTTGGAGCTACTTCTCGTAAGGCTATACCTGCCCTTGTTGATCTACTCAAGCCAATTCCTGATCGTCCTGGGGCACCATTTCTGGCACTAGGGCTTCTCGCCCAACTTGCAAAAGACTGTCCCTCAAATAAGATGATGATGGTAGAATCAGGGGCACTTGAGGCTGTGACTAAATATCTCTCACTCAGTCCTCAAGATGCAACTGAGGCAGCAGCTACTGATCTATTGGGAATTCTGTTTGATACTGCTGAAATATGCAGGCATGAATCTGCATTTGGTGCAGTGACTCAGCTTATAGCTGTCTTACGCTTAGGTGGCAGAGGTGCAAGGTATAGTGCAGCCAAAGCTTTGGAAAGCTTATTTTCTGCAGACCATGTGAGGAATGCCGAAACTGCTAGACATGCTGTTCAGCCATTGGTGGAAGTTTTGAATTCTGGCCTGGAGAGAGAACAACATGCTGCAATTGCTGCATTGGTTAGGTTGCTAAGTGAGAATCCTTCAAAAGCCCTAGCTGTGGCCGATGTTGAAGTCAACGCAGTAGACGTTCTTTGCAGGATCCTATCATCTAACTGTTCCATGGAACTTAAGGGCGATGCTGCCGAGCTCTGCTCTGTTCTGTTCGCAAATACTAGAATAAGGTCTACTTTGGCTGCAGCTCGATGTGTTGATCCACTTGTCTCTCTTCTTGTTACAGAGTTTACTCCAGCTCAGCACTCAGTTGTCCGTGCTCTTGATAAACTTTTAGATGATGAGCAGTTGGCTGAACTAGTCTCGGCTCATGGTGCAGTTGTTCCTCTAGTTGGCCTACTTTACAGCAGGAATTACCTGCTCCATGAGGCTGTCTCAAGAGCTCTGGTGAAGCTGGGAAAAGATAGACCATCTTGCAAGATGGAAATGGTGAAAGCTGGGGTTATAGAAAGCATACTTGATATACTTCATGAAGCACCTGATTTTCTTTCTGCCACTTTTGCAGAATTGCTGCGAATATTGACAAATAATGCGACGATTGCCAAAAGCTCATCAGCAGCTAAAGTTGTTGAGCCTCTTCTCTTGTTGCTATCAAGATCCGATTTTGGTCCAGATGGACAGCACAGTGCCTTGCAGGTTCTCGTTAATATATTGGAGCATCCACAGTGTCGTGCCGACTACAGCTTAACCTCTCAACAGGCTATTGAACCTTTAATACCATTGCTAGACTCTCACATTCCAGCTGTACAACAACTGGCTGCTGAGCTTTTATCCCATTTGTTGTTAGAGGAACACCTGCAAAGGGATCCATTGACACAACAAGTTATTGGTCCCCTTGTAAGAGCTCTTGGATCTGGCATTCACATTTTACAGCAAAGATCTATAAAGGCTCTTGTTAGCATTGCACTTATTTGGCCAAATGAAATCGCTAAAGAGGGTGGTGTTATTGAGTTATCCAAGGTGATACTCCTAGCCGATCCTTCACTTCCTCATGCTTTGTGGGAATCTGCAGCCTCTGTGTTGTCTTGTATTCTACAATTCAGTTCTGAATTTTATTTGGAAGTTCCCATTGCTGTTCTTGTAAGATTGCTCCATTCGGGTTCAGAAAATACTGTAGTTGGGGCATTGAATGCTCTCCTGGTGTTGGAAAGTGATGATTCAACCAGTGCTGAAGCAATGGCTGAAAGTGGTGCGATTGAGGCTCTCTTGGAGCTTCTTAGATGTCATCAATGTGAGGACACTTCTGCTAGATTGCTGGAGGTATTGTTGAATAATGTAAAAATCAGAGAGTCTAAAGCATGTAGGGCCGCTGTCGTACCGTTGTCTCAGTACCTTCTGGACCCACAAACACAAGGTCAGCAGGCAAGATTGTTGGCTACTCTTGCTTTGGGTAATCTTTTCCAGAATGAGGCTCTTGCTCGATCTGCTGATGCTGTTTCAGCTTGTCGGGCCTTGGTTAATTTGCTTGAAGACCAGCCCACGGAAGAAATGAAAGTGGTGGCTATTTGTGCTCTGCAGAACCTTGTGACATGTAGCCGGTCAAACAAAAGAGCAGTTGCGGAAGCGGGTGGGGTCCAGGTTATACTTGATCTCATTGGTTCCAGCGATCCAGACACTTTGATTCAGGCAGCAATGTTTATTAAACTTCTGTTCTCCAACAATACAATCCAGGAGTATGCTTCAAGTGAAACTGTGAGGGCTATAACAG CTGCTATTGAAAAGGATTTGTGGGCAAGTGGAACTGTGAATGAGGAGTACTTGAAAGCACTAAACGCATTATTTGGAAACTTCCCACGTTTAAGAGCCTCTGAACCTGCTACTCTAAGTAtaccccatcttgtgacctctcTCAAAACAGGCTCAGAGGGAACTCAAGAAGCTGCCTTAGATGCTCTATTTCTTCTGAGACAAGCTTGGTCTGCATGCCCTGCCGAAGTATCTCGTGCTCAATCAATAGCTGCTGCTGATGCAATTCCTTTGCTGCAATATTTGATCCAATCCGGCCCACCTCGTTTCCAAGAGAAAGCTGAATTTTTGTTGCAGTGTTTGCCCGGAACTCTTACTGTAATTATTAAACGTGGAAACAATACGAGGCAATCAGTAGGAAACGCAAGCGTCTTTTGCAAGCTTACATTAGGAAATACTCCACCCAGGCAAACAAAG GTTGTATCTACCGGTCCTAATCCGGAGTGGGATGAAAGCTTCACCTGGTCTTTTGAGAGTCCTCCGAAGGGCCAAAAACTACATATTTCTTGCAAGAACAAGAGCAAAGTTGGGAAG AGTTCATTTGGTAAGGTCACTATCCAGATTGACAGAGTGGTGATGCTGGGAGCAGTTGCTGGGGAGTATACGCTGCTACCTGAAAGCAAAAGTGGTGCGTCAAGAAATCTAGAAATCGAGTTTCAATGGTCCAACAAACAGTGA